One segment of Streptomyces bathyalis DNA contains the following:
- a CDS encoding M14 family metallopeptidase codes for MRLRTQRKRTSPCLRRAVPPTFAALLALVLAAPLTASTNATAASPARASTATVDEDIRQYEIHGPSSVADRTAIATTGVSVDEVHDHSVVVSADSSQAGKLRKLGHTLKKLSAPPARTGGEARKPGDFPPSDSGYHNYAEAMDEIDQRIAQNPSIMSKQVIGKSHEGRDLIAVKVSDNVATDEDEPEILFTHHQHAREHLTVEMALYLLREFGEDYATDSRIADAVNGREIWIIPDLNPDGGEYDIDSGSYRSWRKNRQPNSGSSSVGTDLNRNWDYKFGCCGGSSGSPSSETYRGAAPESAPEVKVVADFARSRVVGGEQQLKAAIDFHTYSELVLWPYGYTTDDTAEGLTQDDHDAFAAVGEKMGASNGYTAEQSSDLYITDGSIDDWLWGNQKIFAYTFEMYPTNILEGGFYPPDEVIERETDRNRDAVLQLIENADCMYRSIGKEEQYCSGS; via the coding sequence ATGCGACTTCGTACACAGCGAAAACGAACCTCCCCCTGCCTTCGGCGGGCGGTACCCCCAACCTTCGCGGCCCTGCTGGCGCTGGTCCTCGCGGCACCGCTCACCGCCAGCACCAACGCCACCGCCGCTTCCCCGGCCCGGGCGTCCACGGCGACCGTCGACGAGGACATCAGGCAGTACGAGATCCACGGGCCGTCCTCGGTCGCCGACCGGACCGCGATCGCCACCACCGGGGTCTCGGTGGACGAGGTCCATGACCACTCCGTGGTGGTCAGCGCCGACTCGTCGCAGGCCGGCAAGCTGCGGAAACTCGGACACACGCTGAAGAAGCTGAGCGCGCCACCCGCCCGCACCGGCGGAGAGGCCCGCAAGCCCGGCGACTTTCCGCCCTCCGACTCCGGCTACCACAACTACGCCGAGGCGATGGACGAGATCGACCAGCGCATCGCGCAGAACCCGTCGATCATGAGCAAGCAGGTCATCGGGAAGTCCCACGAGGGCCGCGATCTCATCGCCGTCAAGGTCAGCGACAACGTCGCCACGGACGAGGACGAGCCCGAGATCCTCTTCACCCACCACCAGCACGCCCGCGAGCACCTCACCGTCGAGATGGCGCTCTACCTGCTGCGCGAGTTCGGCGAGGACTACGCGACGGACTCCCGGATAGCGGACGCCGTCAACGGCCGTGAGATCTGGATCATCCCCGACCTCAATCCGGACGGCGGCGAGTACGACATCGATTCCGGCTCCTACCGCAGTTGGCGCAAGAACCGGCAGCCCAACTCCGGCTCCAGCTCCGTGGGTACGGACCTGAACCGCAACTGGGACTACAAGTTCGGCTGCTGCGGCGGCTCTTCGGGCAGTCCGAGCTCCGAGACCTACCGGGGCGCGGCCCCCGAGTCCGCACCGGAGGTGAAGGTCGTCGCCGACTTCGCGCGCTCGCGGGTGGTCGGAGGCGAGCAGCAGCTCAAGGCGGCCATCGACTTCCACACCTACAGCGAACTGGTGCTCTGGCCCTACGGATACACCACCGACGACACCGCCGAGGGGCTCACCCAGGACGACCACGACGCCTTCGCGGCAGTCGGCGAGAAGATGGGCGCCAGCAACGGCTACACCGCCGAGCAGTCCAGCGACCTCTACATCACCGACGGGTCGATCGACGACTGGCTGTGGGGCAACCAGAAGATCTTCGCCTACACCTTCGAGATGTATCCGACGAACATCCTCGAAGGCGGCTTCTACCCGCCCGACGAGGTCATCGAGCGCGAGACCGACCGCAACCGCGACGCGGTGCTCCAGTTGATCGAGAACGCCGACTGCATGTACCGCTCCATCGGCAAGGAGGAGCAGTACTGCAGCGGTAGCTGA
- a CDS encoding TetR/AcrR family transcriptional regulator, with protein MTRVRLSVEQRREELLRAAVEQIEARGVSAVRIADVASSLGVSNALVLYHFSTKEKLVAAAYAHAAESDLAHLRKLLGRRTTALRRLRAALRWYAPTGQAKGWRLWIEGWAASLREPSLREVARDLDQQWKAALTEVIAEGVRAGEFHCEDPASTAWRLTALLDGLAVHTTSYTSLSRAAMLRWADDALARELGIDRKALTAAGR; from the coding sequence GTGACCAGGGTGCGACTGAGCGTCGAGCAGCGCCGCGAGGAACTGCTGCGTGCCGCGGTGGAACAGATCGAGGCCCGAGGCGTGTCGGCCGTCCGCATCGCCGACGTCGCATCGAGCCTTGGCGTGAGCAACGCCCTTGTGCTCTACCACTTCTCCACGAAGGAGAAGCTCGTCGCCGCCGCCTACGCGCACGCCGCCGAGAGCGATCTGGCCCATCTGCGGAAACTCCTCGGCCGTCGCACCACCGCCCTGCGCAGGCTCCGCGCCGCCCTGCGCTGGTACGCGCCGACGGGCCAGGCCAAGGGGTGGCGGCTGTGGATCGAGGGCTGGGCCGCGTCACTTCGCGAGCCGTCGCTGCGGGAGGTCGCACGTGACCTCGATCAGCAGTGGAAGGCGGCCCTGACCGAGGTGATCGCCGAAGGGGTGAGAGCAGGCGAGTTCCACTGCGAGGACCCCGCATCCACGGCCTGGCGGCTGACGGCGCTCCTCGACGGTCTTGCGGTGCACACGACTTCGTACACGTCGCTCTCACGCGCGGCCATGCTGCGGTGGGCGGACGACGCCCTGGCCCGCGAACTGGGCATCGACCGCAAGGCGTTGACGGCCGCCGGGCGGTGA
- a CDS encoding acetate--CoA ligase family protein translates to MVGASQNPAKWGYWLAKGALAGAHRRTVHLVNRRGGELLGTPFLPALDALPRMPEHVVVAVPSQEVRPIVTAGLAGGARCFTVISSGAGNRQEERELADLVTRQGARLLGPNCMGVLDTTSELRLSWGDFPAGTVGLVSQSGNLALEIGRLLARAGQGFSRFVSLGNQRDIDAADALDSLIAHEETRALAAYVEDFRDGRRLARTMAAAHAAGKPVLLLTVGRSDASERAAASHTGALVSARATVEAVCGESGALLLDTAGELVDTAVCLLAARAGGEAGTRDGIRVRSPEPDPGPARVAVVGDSGGQGALAADTFAAHGLDVPALPEATASAVAAHLPHGAGCGNPVDLAGAGERDLGNYSRIAGVLLHGGDVDAVVLTGYFGDYATADPAQTARECETAGELADAAASSGRTLVVHTMARDTAAIDVLRRRGIPVYERIEQAARALAGAAKLRAARPQPRCEPTVRARTPAQAPLSDGGYETVRKLIASYGLATPAAEFVTSVEEGVEAAHRVGYPVVLKAMGLPHRTDAGGIALGIEGERALLTAFARMREATGAPRYAVEAMATPRHAVELIAGVRRDPAFGPVAMVGIGGVAAELLADTVLATAPLTPERAHEMLLSLRHTPLLTGWRGAPPVRLDMAAGALCSLARAAVEHAELSELEVNPLLVHPDGAIALDAHAVVELRP, encoded by the coding sequence GTGGTCGGAGCGTCGCAGAACCCCGCCAAGTGGGGTTACTGGCTGGCGAAGGGAGCGCTGGCCGGAGCGCACCGGCGTACGGTCCATCTGGTCAACCGGCGCGGGGGCGAGCTGCTCGGCACGCCCTTCCTGCCGGCGCTCGACGCCCTTCCGCGCATGCCGGAGCACGTGGTGGTGGCGGTGCCTTCGCAGGAGGTCCGTCCGATTGTCACCGCCGGTCTCGCGGGCGGCGCGCGCTGCTTCACCGTCATCAGCTCCGGCGCGGGCAACCGCCAGGAGGAGAGAGAGCTGGCAGACCTCGTGACCCGGCAGGGCGCCCGGCTGCTCGGCCCCAACTGCATGGGCGTACTCGACACCACCAGCGAACTCCGGCTCAGCTGGGGAGACTTCCCCGCCGGGACGGTGGGGCTCGTCTCCCAGAGCGGCAATCTGGCACTGGAGATCGGACGGCTGCTGGCAAGGGCGGGACAGGGCTTCTCGCGCTTCGTCTCACTGGGCAACCAGCGTGACATCGACGCGGCGGACGCATTGGACTCCCTCATCGCACACGAGGAGACGCGGGCACTCGCCGCCTACGTGGAGGACTTCCGCGACGGACGCAGGCTGGCCCGCACGATGGCCGCCGCGCACGCGGCCGGAAAGCCCGTACTGCTGCTGACAGTTGGCCGGAGCGACGCCTCGGAGCGTGCCGCGGCATCGCACACCGGGGCCCTCGTCAGTGCCCGCGCCACCGTGGAGGCGGTGTGCGGGGAGTCGGGTGCGCTTCTGCTCGACACGGCGGGGGAGCTTGTGGACACGGCCGTGTGCCTACTGGCTGCCCGTGCCGGCGGGGAGGCCGGTACGCGCGACGGGATCCGCGTCCGGTCGCCGGAGCCGGACCCGGGCCCCGCCCGGGTGGCCGTCGTCGGAGACAGCGGAGGTCAAGGCGCCCTCGCCGCGGACACGTTCGCGGCTCACGGGCTGGACGTACCCGCACTCCCCGAGGCCACGGCGTCCGCTGTCGCGGCGCATCTGCCGCACGGAGCCGGCTGCGGCAACCCCGTCGACCTGGCCGGTGCGGGCGAGCGGGACCTCGGCAACTACTCAAGGATCGCCGGGGTGTTACTGCACGGTGGCGACGTCGATGCCGTCGTCCTCACCGGATACTTCGGCGACTATGCGACCGCCGACCCCGCGCAGACGGCTCGCGAGTGCGAGACCGCCGGTGAACTCGCCGACGCCGCCGCCTCCTCGGGCCGGACACTCGTCGTGCACACCATGGCCCGCGACACGGCCGCGATCGACGTTCTCAGACGCCGGGGAATCCCCGTGTACGAGCGGATCGAGCAGGCCGCCCGCGCACTGGCCGGCGCCGCGAAGTTGCGCGCGGCCCGGCCGCAGCCACGGTGTGAGCCGACGGTCCGGGCCCGGACCCCGGCTCAGGCGCCGCTGAGCGACGGCGGCTACGAGACGGTGCGCAAGCTGATCGCCTCGTACGGACTCGCCACGCCGGCGGCCGAGTTCGTCACCTCCGTTGAGGAGGGGGTGGAAGCCGCGCACCGCGTCGGTTACCCCGTGGTCCTCAAGGCGATGGGGCTGCCGCACAGGACCGACGCCGGCGGCATCGCCCTCGGCATCGAGGGAGAACGGGCGCTGCTCACGGCATTCGCACGGATGCGGGAGGCCACCGGCGCCCCCCGGTACGCGGTCGAGGCGATGGCGACGCCCCGGCACGCGGTGGAACTCATCGCCGGTGTACGGCGGGACCCGGCATTCGGCCCCGTCGCCATGGTCGGCATCGGGGGAGTGGCCGCGGAACTGCTCGCCGACACGGTGCTCGCCACGGCACCGCTCACCCCCGAGCGGGCCCACGAGATGCTGCTGTCGCTGCGCCACACGCCGCTCCTCACCGGATGGCGCGGCGCACCGCCGGTGCGGCTGGACATGGCGGCCGGTGCACTGTGCTCTCTGGCGAGAGCCGCGGTCGAGCACGCCGAGCTGTCGGAGCTGGAGGTCAATCCGCTGCTTGTGCACCCGGACGGCGCGATCGCGCTCGACGCACACGCCGTCGTCGAACTCAGGCCATGA
- a CDS encoding glutamate dehydrogenase has protein sequence MTAHTPLVSLTWTDHVTGRQGYLVIDRLVRGVASGGLRMRKGCTLDEVAGLARGMTMKEALHYDPRARYIPLGGAKGGIDCDARDPEAHGVLVRYLRAMRPHIQHFWTTGEDLGLTQDTVEAAAAEAGLGSTIQAVHPLLDDERAARQRLEDAFAIEVDGIGLDELVGGCGVAEAVLAGLDGAGAGHEGTRVAVQGFGTMGGATARFLSRAGLRIVAVADVEGTVANPNGLDVETLLAARDAHGTVDRSALAPDDQRLPGDAWLSADAEVLVPAAVSYAVDTVNQHRIKARWVVEAANMPVLPEAEELLAARGITVLPDVVVNSCTNAWWWWTLFGDIGADADAAFAHIRRSMRALVERMLARAEADGTSPRAAAHAIVADRLPLIAERFGWYG, from the coding sequence ATGACCGCCCACACCCCGCTGGTCTCCCTCACCTGGACCGACCATGTGACGGGCCGCCAGGGGTACTTGGTCATCGACCGTCTCGTGCGCGGTGTCGCCAGCGGCGGACTGCGGATGCGTAAGGGCTGCACCCTGGACGAAGTGGCCGGTCTGGCACGGGGGATGACGATGAAGGAAGCCCTGCACTACGACCCGCGGGCCCGCTACATACCCCTCGGCGGCGCAAAGGGCGGCATCGACTGCGACGCCCGGGACCCCGAGGCCCACGGCGTCCTGGTGCGCTATCTGCGCGCCATGCGCCCGCACATCCAGCACTTCTGGACCACGGGCGAGGACCTGGGCCTCACCCAGGACACCGTCGAGGCGGCCGCCGCCGAGGCCGGTCTGGGCTCCACCATCCAGGCCGTCCACCCCCTGCTCGACGACGAGCGCGCCGCGCGGCAACGGCTCGAAGACGCCTTCGCCATCGAGGTGGACGGCATCGGGCTCGACGAACTCGTGGGCGGCTGCGGCGTCGCCGAAGCGGTGCTCGCGGGCCTCGACGGCGCGGGAGCCGGACACGAGGGGACCCGGGTCGCCGTGCAGGGCTTCGGCACGATGGGCGGAGCCACCGCGCGCTTCCTCTCCCGGGCGGGTCTGAGGATCGTGGCCGTGGCCGACGTCGAGGGAACCGTCGCCAACCCGAATGGGCTGGACGTGGAGACGCTGCTCGCCGCCCGCGACGCGCACGGCACCGTGGACCGTTCCGCCCTTGCCCCCGACGACCAGCGGCTGCCCGGCGATGCATGGCTGTCGGCGGACGCCGAGGTACTCGTCCCGGCTGCCGTCTCCTACGCGGTCGACACGGTCAACCAGCACCGGATCAAGGCCCGTTGGGTGGTCGAGGCCGCCAACATGCCCGTACTGCCCGAGGCGGAGGAACTGCTCGCGGCACGAGGAATCACCGTCCTGCCGGACGTCGTCGTCAACTCCTGCACCAACGCCTGGTGGTGGTGGACGCTCTTCGGCGACATCGGCGCGGACGCGGACGCCGCGTTCGCCCACATCCGCCGCTCGATGCGTGCGCTGGTCGAGCGGATGCTGGCACGGGCCGAAGCCGACGGCACCAGCCCACGTGCGGCAGCCCACGCGATCGTGGCCGACCGGCTGCCCCTCATCGCCGAACGCTTCGGCTGGTACGGGTGA
- a CDS encoding acyl-CoA dehydrogenase family protein produces the protein MTDLPAELVPLTTEQRDIVELSRAFAGAEIRPRARDVDEADTVTPWDLWRKAADVGITGFMLPEEYGGGGFTDVFTQCLVQEELCVGDLGIGNLLCSNGFFADPVLELGSEQQKREWLTPLATAGTPMTALATTEPGAGSDAASITTTARRVDGGYRLNGQKAWISNAGEAEQYVVFAKTDPAARSRGVTAFLFRKDTEGVAFGEPMRKMGQRAIVCREIFFTDAFVPEEQRLGAEGRGFYGLMRTFDISRTVLGAAATGVARAAYEYAADYARTREQFGKPVIEHQAVAFRLADMRTRIEQSRLMTWRAAKRIDAGLDARTEAAMAKLTASESAAWCTWAAVQTLGGWGYSREHPVEQWMRDAKLEEIEEGTSDIMRLIISAGIR, from the coding sequence CACCACCGAGCAACGGGACATCGTCGAGCTCAGCAGGGCGTTCGCCGGCGCGGAGATCCGCCCGCGCGCCCGCGACGTGGACGAGGCGGACACCGTCACCCCGTGGGACCTGTGGCGCAAGGCGGCCGATGTCGGCATCACCGGATTCATGCTCCCCGAGGAGTACGGCGGGGGCGGATTCACCGACGTGTTCACGCAGTGCCTCGTACAGGAGGAGCTGTGCGTGGGAGACCTCGGCATCGGCAACCTGCTGTGCTCCAACGGCTTCTTCGCCGATCCCGTGCTGGAGCTCGGCAGCGAGCAGCAGAAGCGCGAATGGCTCACCCCGCTGGCCACCGCCGGTACGCCGATGACAGCGCTGGCGACCACCGAGCCGGGTGCCGGCTCGGACGCCGCCTCGATCACCACGACGGCCCGGCGGGTCGACGGCGGCTACCGGCTGAACGGCCAGAAGGCGTGGATCTCCAACGCGGGCGAGGCCGAGCAGTACGTGGTCTTCGCCAAGACCGACCCGGCCGCCCGATCCCGGGGCGTCACCGCGTTCCTCTTCCGCAAGGACACCGAGGGCGTCGCCTTCGGCGAGCCGATGCGCAAGATGGGTCAACGCGCCATCGTCTGCCGCGAGATCTTCTTCACCGACGCCTTCGTGCCGGAGGAGCAGCGCCTCGGCGCCGAGGGGCGGGGCTTCTACGGACTGATGCGCACCTTCGACATCTCCCGCACCGTGCTGGGGGCAGCCGCTACGGGAGTGGCCAGGGCCGCGTACGAGTACGCCGCCGACTACGCCAGAACACGCGAGCAGTTCGGCAAGCCCGTCATCGAGCATCAGGCAGTGGCCTTCCGCCTCGCGGACATGCGCACCCGCATCGAGCAGTCACGGCTGATGACCTGGCGGGCCGCCAAGCGCATCGATGCCGGACTCGACGCACGGACCGAGGCGGCGATGGCGAAGCTCACCGCGTCCGAGTCCGCGGCCTGGTGCACCTGGGCAGCCGTGCAGACCCTGGGTGGCTGGGGCTATTCGCGCGAACACCCGGTGGAGCAGTGGATGCGCGACGCCAAGCTGGAGGAGATCGAGGAAGGCACCTCGGACATCATGCGACTGATCATCTCGGCGGGCATCCGATGA